Within Syntrophorhabdaceae bacterium, the genomic segment TTCCTCGCCTCACGACGGTTTGCTCAGGAACGGTTTAATTGCGAGGTTAGTCTCGAGCAACAAGCCCGACACGATGCTCCAATTAATGCCCAATATTCAATCCCACTCGCCAAACAAAAACCTGTCAGTATTGTTTCTCGTTTGGATATTTGTTTGGATATGGGTTATTAACAATCGTTGGTGATGTAACGAATTAAAAGGAGATGATATGGCAAAAGTGACGGACGGCGTATATTTCATACAGGGGATGGATGAGTTTATTCCTGATTCCCATATGTACATTATCGGCAAGCCCGATTCTAACGATATGTCCATTGTTGATGCAGGTCTGACAGGGAAGGGCGCTTACAAGATAGAATCCATAAAAAAACTGGGGATCAGTCTTTCTTCGATCAAGAGGGTTATCATGACGCATACCCACCTTGACCATATCGGTTGCCTGGGTGAGATAAAAAAACAGATCCCCCGCGCCGAACTGTGGGTCCACAGGCTCGAAGCGGAGCCGCTGGAAAAAGGAGATGACAGGCCTGTTTACGGCATGAATGAGTTCAAGGGGATGTGTCAGATGCAGTATGGACTGAAGGCCGATGCCTTTAAGTTTCCCGTTGAGCGTAAGCTCGAAGACAAGGATATCCTTGAGATCGGGGATATGATATGGGAAGTGATCCACATCCCGGGACATTCAATGGGCGGCATTGCCCTCTACAATGAGGCTGCCGGTATTCTGATACCCGGGGACGTGGTCTACGCCGATTACGCGATCGGCCGTTTTGACCTTTTTGGCGCTGATCCTGGTGCGTTAAAAAAATCCCTTTACCGCCTTGCAGAACTGAAGGTTGACATCCTTCTACCCGGTCATAATCAGATCGTTCAGGGTTTGCCGAAGGACTACATCCAAAAAACCGCCAAGATGTGGGAACCGTATTTGCGGTAACTAATGGCAAATCGTATACTGACATTCGTATATAGTATATCGAGGTTCTAAAGAAAACGTTCGGCGTAAGGCGTTAGGTGTTCGGCGAGAAATGTCGCTCAAAGTTCATGGCTTATCAATGAAGGTAATACATGAACCGGAAGTTACGACATACTATATACGATATACCATGCACTGCTCTGCGATCCTGAAATCGTTGCACAGAAGGATCTTTGTAATTTTTGCTGTTGACTATTGACGCTGTATACAACAATAATAGATATATCGATGCATAATAGAAGAATAAAATCCCAACTGCTTAATATCCTCCGCTGCCTGGTCTTTTCGGTGACACTTTTTCCTCTTTCGATGAGTGCGCTTTATGCTGAGACAACCCTTCAGAGCGCCTCCTTTATACCTCAGTGGAGTCCACAGGCGCAATTTGCCGGGTACTACGTTGCGCTTGAAAAAGGTATATACCAGAAATACGGGATCAACCTTAACATTAAGATGGGAGGGCCATACAGTGTTCCCGCCGACCTGCTGGAAAAGGGGGAAGTAGATTTCGGCACCATGTGGCTTTCTACGGCGGTACAGAAGCGGTCTCAAGGTGTAAGGCTCGTAAATATCTCGCAGATTGTGCAGCGGTCTGCCCTTATGCTTGTGGCAAAAAAGGGAAGGGGTATCCAAAAACCGGAAGACATCAACGGCAAAAAGGTTGGGTTATGGAGGGATGAGTTCCGTTTACAGCCCCTGGCATTTTTCAAGAAATTTAATCTTCATGTGAAGATCATTCCCCAGTCTTATTCAGTGAACCTCTTCCTCAGAGACGGGGTGGATGTGGCATCTGCCATGTGGTACAACGAATATCACACGNNNNNNNNNNNNNNNNNNNNNNNNNNNNNNNNNNNNNNNNNNNNNNNNNNNNNNNNNNNNNNNNNNNNNNNNNNNNNNNNNNNNNNNNNNNNNNNNNNNNGCAGATGATAGCAAAAGGGATCAAGGAGAATTCGAGCAACCTTATTACCACGACGACAAGCAAGATCGAGGTGCTGTTGAGCGCTACTCAGAAGATACCTGAAAACATAGCATACTTTCTGGAGAACAGTACGAACAATGAACAGGAACTTTTCCAGGTCCTCTATGCAATTGTTGAGAATAACGCTGAAATATATGGAGCGGCAATCGCCTTTGAGCCCTATATGTTCAAGAAGGATCAGGAGTTTTTTGCGCCTTATTTTTACAAGGCTTACGGAGGGATCAATTTTAAATACCTCGATAAGTACTATAATTATTTTTTATGGGACTGGTATCAGATCCCAAAGGAGCTTGAACGCCCGCAGTGGATAGAGCCCTATTTTGGCGAAGGCGGCGGTATCCTGATGTCCTCCTATTCCGTTCCCTTTTACAAAAAGATCGGCAATAAAAGGCAGATAGCGGGCGTTATCGTTGTAGACATATCCCTCGAAAGTCTGCGCAATATCGTTTCCTCTATAAAGATCCTCAAATCCGGATATGGTTTTTTGATATCCAAAAACGGGACCTTTGTAACGCACCCTAAAAAAGAGTTCGTAATGAACGAGACGATCTTTACGATCGCGGAGGCACGGGAGGACGATAGGCTCAGAGAGGTTGGAAGGAAGATGATAAGGGGTGAGTCGGGTATTGCGCCCATGTGGGTCAAGAGCGCGGTTACCGGAAAATCCTGCTGGATGGCCTATGTGCCGATAAAGTCAAGCGGCTGGTCCCTTGGTATTCTTTTCCCGCAGGACGAACTGATGGAAGATATCACGAACCTCAACCGGATCGTGCTTTTCCTGGGGATTACCGGTCTCTTCCTGCTTGCCGTGGCAGTTGTGTTTATCGCCAGGTCCATAACGGGACCGTTAAGGCACATGGCAAAGGCAACAGAACATATTGGGTCAGGAAACTTTGATATTGAATTGCCGCCTGTGAAATCAGGTGATGAGGTAGGGAAGCTCTCCGAGGCATTCAGCTTCATGAGGGAATCCCTGAAGGAATATATCGGGGAACTTACAGAGGCTACAGCGTCAAGGGAGCGCATGGAAAGCGAACTGAAGATAGCCCATGACATCCAGATGGGCATCCTGCCGAAGAAATTCCCTCCCTACCCGGAAAGGACGGAATTTGACATCTATGCCATGATAAAACCGGCCAGGGAGATCGGAGGGGATTTTTACGACTTCTTCTTCGTAGACGATGAACATCTCTGTTTCGTCATTGCCGATGTCTCGGGTAAGGGTATTCCGGCAGCGTTGTTCATGGCGCTCACGAAGACCCTTATCAAGGCGAAGGCCACAGTGGGCCTGACCCCCGACAAGATCATCTCCAGGGTAAACGAAGACCTCTGCATAGGCAACGACATGAGCATGTTCGTAACGGTTTTTTGCGGGATCCTGAACGTCATGACCGGGGAGGTGCAGTTTACAAACGGAGGGCACAACCCCCCGCTGCTGATAAAGGGAAACGGAGATGTTTCTTACCTTGAAACATCCGGTGAACTTCTTGTCGGTGCGATGGAGGAAGCTCAATACACTACCCGTAGTATTATGCTTGGACAGGGCGATTCGTTGTTCTTCTATACTGATGGGGTTACGGAGGCGATGAATGAAAGGAACGAACTTTTCTCCGAGGAACGCCTCCAGAAAGGGTTATCGATATACCAGGGCAAAACCGTTGATCAGGTCATAAGCGCAGTGATGCAGGAGATAACAGAATTCAC encodes:
- a CDS encoding MBL fold metallo-hydrolase, with the translated sequence MAKVTDGVYFIQGMDEFIPDSHMYIIGKPDSNDMSIVDAGLTGKGAYKIESIKKLGISLSSIKRVIMTHTHLDHIGCLGEIKKQIPRAELWVHRLEAEPLEKGDDRPVYGMNEFKGMCQMQYGLKADAFKFPVERKLEDKDILEIGDMIWEVIHIPGHSMGGIALYNEAAGILIPGDVVYADYAIGRFDLFGADPGALKKSLYRLAELKVDILLPGHNQIVQGLPKDYIQKTAKMWEPYLR
- a CDS encoding ABC transporter substrate-binding protein → MHNRRIKSQLLNILRCLVFSVTLFPLSMSALYAETTLQSASFIPQWSPQAQFAGYYVALEKGIYQKYGINLNIKMGGPYSVPADLLEKGEVDFGTMWLSTAVQKRSQGVRLVNISQIVQRSALMLVAKKGRGIQKPEDINGKKVGLWRDEFRLQPLAFFKKFNLHVKIIPQSYSVNLFLRDGVDVASAMWYNEYHT
- a CDS encoding SpoIIE family protein phosphatase, which codes for QMIAKGIKENSSNLITTTTSKIEVLLSATQKIPENIAYFLENSTNNEQELFQVLYAIVENNAEIYGAAIAFEPYMFKKDQEFFAPYFYKAYGGINFKYLDKYYNYFLWDWYQIPKELERPQWIEPYFGEGGGILMSSYSVPFYKKIGNKRQIAGVIVVDISLESLRNIVSSIKILKSGYGFLISKNGTFVTHPKKEFVMNETIFTIAEAREDDRLREVGRKMIRGESGIAPMWVKSAVTGKSCWMAYVPIKSSGWSLGILFPQDELMEDITNLNRIVLFLGITGLFLLAVAVVFIARSITGPLRHMAKATEHIGSGNFDIELPPVKSGDEVGKLSEAFSFMRESLKEYIGELTEATASRERMESELKIAHDIQMGILPKKFPPYPERTEFDIYAMIKPAREIGGDFYDFFFVDDEHLCFVIADVSGKGIPAALFMALTKTLIKAKATVGLTPDKIISRVNEDLCIGNDMSMFVTVFCGILNVMTGEVQFTNGGHNPPLLIKGNGDVSYLETSGELLVGAMEEAQYTTRSIMLGQGDSLFFYTDGVTEAMNERNELFSEERLQKGLSIYQGKTVDQVISAVMQEITEFTGSTPQSDDITMMMITYKGN